The following are encoded together in the Onychostoma macrolepis isolate SWU-2019 chromosome 03, ASM1243209v1, whole genome shotgun sequence genome:
- the LOC131537933 gene encoding mas-related G-protein coupled receptor member A5-like — MEQHNISIGINEEWENFLRKQDYAYFVFVSVLSVVEIPVMILTLIALCFIIKSRPAASVFVSHLILSDLIQVIYMLIKTAISRSYKLYTAYFYSLIVGLYFMACVAFERYLLVSHPIWYKSHQSLKLSCFISVIIWFVPLIFAEIDPPDIYFYTLPLCIACLIPYPIIILCFAGTWRGLSRAISMTPLKRKLILGSLFLVLLTYTFLILPFLILEFITDFVYSIVVVKFYRCARLLVYVNPLADCLLYLFMRPDVGDLMKSVRCCRRYQRSNHNRDEHSVVNPQNSCCTVVCCISAQEPASHSLNTCSTV; from the coding sequence ATGGAACAACATAACATCAGCATCGGAATCAATGAGGAGTGGGAGAATTTTCTAAGGAAACAAGATTATGCATACTTTGTATTTGTCAGTGTCCTTTCAGTCGTTGAGATCCCAGTCATGATCTTAACTCTGATCGCCTTGTGTTTCATCATCAAATCTCGGCCTGCTGCTTCAGTTTTTGTTAGTCATTTGATACTTTCAGATCTCATACAGGTCATTTATATGTTAATAAAAACAGCAATCTCACGGTCATATAAACTGTATACTGCATATTTCTATTCTTTGATTGTGGGTCTGTATTTTATGGCATGTGTTGCTTTTGAACGATATCTTCTGGTTTCTCATCCTATCTGGTACAAATCTCACCagtcactcaaactctcctgttttatttctgtgatcatctGGTTTGTGCCTCTGATCTTTGCAGAAATAGACCCCcctgatatttatttttatactctACCCCTGTGTATAGCGTGTTTAATTCCCTACCCCATCATCATTCTCTGTTTTGCTGGCACTTGGCGAGGTCTTTCTCGCGCAATATCAATGACTCCTCTGAAGCGCAAATTAATTTTGGGCAGTTTGTTCCTGGTGCTGTTGACTTACACATTTCTCATTCTGCCTTTTCTGATTCTGGAATTTATTACAGACTTTGTTTACAGTATTGTTGTTGTGAAATTTTACAGATGTGCACGATTGCTCGTGTATGTGAATCCACTTGCTGACTGTTTGCTGTATCTGTTCATGAGGCCTGATGTTGGTGATTTAATGAAGTCTGTTCGCTGCTGTCGTAGATATCAGAGATCGAATCACAACCGGGACGAACACTCTGTAGTGAATCCACAGAACAGCTGCTGTACTGTAGTGTGCTGTATTTCAGCTCAAGAGCCTGCATCTCATTCACTGAACACCTGCAGCACAGTTTAA
- the LOC131538063 gene encoding uncharacterized protein LOC131538063, producing the protein MWVVLDLTEGLQGHTITCDNFFRSYALGSEQLKRKLTMVGTVRKSRPELPPALLTTRERELFSSLFVLTETHSLVSSCQKKRKNVLLMSTQHSDAEVIKMLKDKYEDDKPSKILDYNRAKGGVDNLDKMAAAYTCKRKIHHWPMAIFANILDVSALNAFVLWSQINPSWNRGKQFKRRLFLEDLGRALVLPLMLRRKNIPRTPVSLSLLIQSRSTSAADLPGPFAAPGPSARRGPYPMRKRCRYCFLKENKTSSVCAKCNAFTCKAHSIIICKMCMHN; encoded by the exons aTGTGGGTTGTGTTGGATTTGACAGAAGGTCTGCAGGGTCATACAATCACGTGTGACAATTTTTTCAGGTCATATGCTCTTGGAAGTGAGCAACTAAAAAGGAAGCTGACCATGGTGGGAACGGTCAGAAAAAGCCGACCCGAGCTCCCACCTGCACTTTTGACAACAAGAGAGAGGGAGCTTTTCTCCTCCCTCTTTGTTTTGACAGAGACGCATTCTCTTGTCTCTTCCTGCCAAAAGAAGAGGAAAAATGTTCTTCTAATGAGCACTCAACATTCGGATGCTGAAGTAATTAAGATGCTGAAGGACAAATATGAGGATGATAAGCCGTCAAAGATCCTGGACTACAACAGGGCCAAAGGAGGAGTTGACAACTTAGAcaag ATGGCTGCAGCATACACctgcaaaagaaaaatacatcacTGGCCCATGGCAATATTTGCCAACATCCTAGATGTCTCTGCACTGAATGCCTTTGTTTTGTGGAGTCAGATTAACCCATCATGGAACAGAGGGAAACAGTTTAAACGAAGGCTGTTTCTAGAAGATCTGGGGAGAGCTTTGGTGTTACCACTAATGCTACGACGAAAGAACATTCCCCGAACTCCAGTCAGTCTAAGCCTTTTGATTCAGTCCCGGAGTACATCTGCAGCAGACTTACCTGGCCCGTTCGCAGCACCTGGCCCCTCCGCTCGTCGTGGCCCCTACCCCATGAGAAAGAGATGCCGTTACTGTTtcctgaaagaaaacaaaacaagctcAGTCTGTGCAAAATGCAATGCTTTTACATGCAAAGCACATTCTATCATCATCTGCAAAATGTGTATGCATAACTAA
- the LOC131538062 gene encoding GTPase IMAP family member 9-like codes for MEQYPPKPEVNMMLLGMTGSGKSASGNTIIGGHKKPFKEDFSPSSVTKVCTTEIAEVNGQTITVIDTVGLSDTDVEITDAQTEIEKKLQRTNLDAFLLVIKLVEPFTNEKRKAVKWIQENFGANVLKHTIVLFTHGDALREQIEIYVSRSQSLRSVVEQSSGGYHVFNNTDEDQSQVTELLKKSESLRMKNKYSRYTEQDYAEAQKALLRKKCATGAAVGGGVGAVVGGGAAAGTAAAGGAAVAAEIGVAALIGATGGAALLAMGVATGVYFLARKYKKDNRD; via the exons ATGGAACAATATCCTCCAA agCCAGAAGTGAACATGATGCTGTTGGGAATGACTGGATCAGGAAAGAGTGCATCAGGAAACACCATCATAGGTGGACATAAAAAACCATTCAAAGAAGATTTTTCTCCTTCATCTGTGACCAAAGTCTGTACAACAGAAATTGCAGAGGTAAACGGACAAACGATCACTGTGATCGACACTGTAGGACTCTCTGATACAGATGTGGAGATTACAGATGCTCAAACTGAAATAGAGAAGAAATTACAGCGTACAAATCTTGATGCGTTTCTGCTGGTGATCAAACTGGTTGAGCCTTTCACAAACGAGAAAAGAAAAGCAGTGAAATGGATCCAGGAGAATTTTGGAGCAAACGTCTTAAAACACACAATAGTGCTCTTTACTCATGGAGATGCATTAAGAGAGCAAATAGAGATATATGTGAGTAGATCTCAGTCACTGCGGTCAGTAGTTGAGCAGTCTTCAGGAGGTTATCATGTGTTTAATAACACAGATGAAGATCAATCTCAGGTCACTGAGCTTCTGAAAAAGAGTGAGTCACTGAGGATGAAGAATAAATACAGCAGATACACTGAGCAGGACTATGCAGAGGCTCAGAAAGCCCTTCTACGCAAAAAATGTGCTACAGGAGCTGCAGTAGGAGGAGGAGTAGGAGCAGTAGTAGGTGGAGGAGCAGCAGCAGgaacagcagcagcaggagGAGCAGCAGTAGCAGCTGAGATTGGAGTCGCAGCACTAATAGGAGCAACAGGAGGTGCAGCTCTGCTAGCAATGGGAGTTGCTACAGGAGTGTATTTTTTGgcaagaaaatataaaaaagataatCGTGACTGA
- the LOC131534441 gene encoding zinc finger BED domain-containing protein 5-like has protein sequence MEKFLVRTNKPTDAPPAAKKLRRYDEAYLQFGFTVTADLRPQCVVCAEVLANDSMKPCKLKRHLETKHAGIKNKPAEYFKRKLDGLHQQQATISVHSTVSKQCLEASYVVAKRIRKLGKPHTIAETLILPAAQDMCRIMIGDSAAAKLGAVPLSNDTVARRIVDMSNDIREQLIEFVKKSPYYALQLDESTDIAGQAQLLTYVRYLRDKAIEEDVLFCRPLQSHTTGEAIFNVLDIFIRENGLAWDRCVGLCTDGAQAMTGRERGLAARVQQVAPLVKWTHCMVHREALAAKKMPVLFDSLLNQSVKIINLIKSRPLNSRLFGVLCQEMGSGHEQLLLHTEVRWLSRGRVLQRLYELREEVKWFLTEIRSDLAKHLDDTMWLASLSYLVDIFDRLNGLNLSLQGRETHILLLADKVHAFTQKLDLWHGRISRGNCDMFPSLADFITDAGTSHDFSSLFQSASEHLSAMSKQFATYFKEDYRSFAWVRDPFVCTANELSIDMQEQLIELKSDSRLKELFSSCPLSSFWAASMQEYPELCDVALKILLPFTSTYLCEAGFSKMTALKTKYRNRAQIEDDLRLCLSNIEPRIEDLCKAKQAQVSH, from the coding sequence ATGGAGAAATTTCTTGTGAGGACCAACAAGCCAACCGACGCACCACCAGCTGCAAAAAAGCTTCGAAGGTACGATGAAGCATACCTGCAGTTTGGGTTTACAGTCACGGCTGATCTGAGACCTCAGTGTGTCGTGTGTGCCGAGGTGCTGGCAAACGACAGTATGAAGCCCTGCAAATTAAAAAGGCACCTCGAAACAAAGCATGCTGGCATTAAAAATAAACCGgctgaatattttaaaagaaagctTGATGGCCTCCATCAGCAACAGGCAACCATTTCAGTGCACAGCACTGTGTCTAAACAGTGTTTGGAGGCATCGTATGTAGTGGCCAAAAGAATCCGTAAATTGGGTAAACCGCATACAATCGCTGAGACTCTCATTTTGCCGGCAGCGCAAGACATGTGCAGAATAATGATAGGCGATAGTGCAGCAGCCAAACTCGGTGCAGTACCACTGTCCAATGACACCGTCGCTAGGAGAATTGTAGACATGTCCAATGATATCAGAGAGCAACTGATAGAGTTCGTAAAAAAGAGTCCTTACTACGCGCTGCAGCTGGACGAATCCACTGATATTGCTGGGCAGGCACAGCTCCTCACCTATGTCAGGTATCTGCGGGACAAGGCGATTGAGGAGGATGTCCTGTTTTGCCGGCCTCTTCAGTCGCACACTACAGGAGAAGCCATTTTCAATGTCCTTGATATTTTTATCCGTGAAAATGGTTTGGCTTGGGACCGATGCGTTGGCCTATGCACGGATGGTGCGCAGGCAATGACGGGGCGTGAGCGTGGCCTAGCTGCTCGCGTTCAGCAAGTAGCTCCACTTGTGAAATGGACACATTGCATGGTCCATCGCGAAGCACTAGCTGCTAAAAAAATGCCGGTTCTTTTTGACTCCCTGCTGAACCAATCCGTGAAAATTATAAATCTCATCAAATCACGGCCGCTAAACTCTCGCTTGTTTGGGGTCCTCTGCCAGGAGATGGGGTCAGGGCACGAACAGCTGCTTCTGCACACTGAAGTTCGCTGGCTCTCCAGGGGGCGGGTGTTACAGCGGTTGTATGAGCTGCGAGAGGAGGTGAAGTGGTTTTTGACAgaaatcagatcagatctgGCAAAGCATCTGGATGACACTATGTGGCTTGCGTCTCTGTCCTATTTGGTCGATATATTTGACCGCTTGAACGGCCTCAACCTGTCTTTGCAAGGCCGCGAAACTCATATTTTGCTCCTTGCAGACAAAGTGCACGCCTTCACACAAAAACTAGACCTCTGGCATGGCCGCATCAGTCGAGGGAACTGCGACATGTTCCCCAGCCTTGCAGACTTTATCACTGATGCAGGCACGTCACACGATTTCTCCTCCCTATTTCAATCAGCGTCTGAGCACCTGTCAGCAATGAGTAAACAGTTTGCGACGTACTTTAAAGAGGATTATCGCTCTTTTGCGTGGGTTCGAGATCCGTTTGTGTGCACAGCAAACGAGCTATCAATTGATATGCAGGAACAGCTTATTGAGCTGAAGAGTGACAGTAGACTGAAGGAACTCTTTAGCTCCTGTCCTCTTTCGTCATTCTGGGCAGCATCGATGCAGGAATATCCTGAACTCTGTGACGTCGCTTTGAAGATTCTCCTTCCTTTCACGTCCACATATTTATGTGAGGCAGGATTCTCAAAAATGACTGCACTCAAAACGAAATACCGCAATCGTGCACAAATCGAGGATGATTTGAGGCTATGTTTATCAAACATTGAGCCAAGAATTGAGGATCTTTGCAAGGCAAAGCAGGCTCAGGTCTCACATTAA